Within Streptomyces roseirectus, the genomic segment CCGCAAGGAGCTGTAAATGAAACGCATCTCGTCCTCTCCCGCCCCGCGGATCTACAACGGCATGCCCGCGCGGGAACTGGGCAGCGAGGGTTGGCACAAGCCGTGGAGCGGCGGGAACGGGGGGAACTGCCTGGAGGCGATGAAGCTGGAGGACGGCCGGATCGCGCTCCGTCAGTCCACCGATCCGGACGGGCCCGCGCTGATCTACACCCCGGCCGAGATGACGGCGTTCATCGAGGGCGCGAAGGCGGGTGAGGCGGACTTCCTGCTCTCCTGACCCCTTGGTTCACCGGTCCGAATCGTGTTCGGCGACTTCCCTTTTTGTTGGCTTTGTTGGCTTTTCCGCAACACTCTAAATTTGGATGCTTGGTTCGAATTGATCACTTACGACCGTATCGAACACCCTGGGGGCAGTACACCGGCAGCCGGCTAGAGCCATCTGCTTGACCGACGGCGGGCGGGCCCGGGATGGCTCTAGCGCGAGGGCAGCACGGCGCACAGTGCCCGCAACGCCGCCTCGTACGCGTGCTCGGACGGCGCGGCGTACCCGACGACCAGACCGTCACCGTGCGCCCCCTCGGCCCCCGGGTGCCGGAACGCGGCGAGGCCGTCGAGCGCGACCCCGCGCGCGGTGGCCGCCTCGACGGTGGCCCGCTCGGTGCCGTCCGGCAACCGCAGCACCGCGTGCAGCCCGGCCGCGACGCCGCTGACCCGGACGTCCGGCGCGTGCTCGGCGAGCGCCGCGACGAGCCGGTCCCGCCGGCTCCGGTACCGCTGCCGCATCCGGCGCACATGACGGTCGTACGCCCCGCACGCGATGAAGTCGGCGAGCCCCAGCTGCTCCGGGACGCTCACCCACGCCTCCCGCTCGCCCTTGGCCTCCAGCACACTCCCGACCAGATCCTCCGGAAGCACCATCCAGCCCAGCCGCACCGCGGGCGACAGGCTCTTGCTGACCGAACCGAGGTAGACGACCCGCTCCGGATCGAGGCCCTGGACGGCGCCGACGGGACGCCTGTCGAAGCGGAACTCGCCGTCGTAGTCGTCCTCGAGGACGACCGCCCCACGCGCGCGTGCCCAATCGGCCACCGAGGCCCGGCGCTCGGGGTGCAGAGGGCCGCCGGTCGGGAACTGGTGGGCGGGGGTGAGCAGTACGGCCCGCTCGCGCCCCAACCGCTCGACGCGCGCCCCGTGCTCGTCCAGCGGGAGCGGCACGGTCCGTACGCCGGCGGTGGTGAGCAGGCCCAGGTGGAAACCGAGCCCGTACGCCTCGACGCCCACGGGACCGCGCAGCACCCCGCCGCCCCCCTCGCCGAACAGCAGCCGCAGGGCGTGCGCGACGCCGGAGCAGATCACGATCCGGTCCGGGTCCGTCCGTACGCCCCGCGCGCGGGCCAGGTACTCCGTCAGCGCCTCCCGCAGCTCGCGCCGCCCCGCCGGATCCCCGGGACCGAACGCCTCGCTCGGCGCGCTCTGCAGGGCCCGCCGGTACGACGCCAGCCAGGCCGCGCGCGGGAACGACGAGACGTCCGGAGTGCCCTGCTTGAGGTTGTGCCGCGGACCAGGCAGACGTGGCGGGTCGCTCGTGGGCCGCTGCCCGGCGTGCCGCAAGGGCTCCGCGCGGTCGGCGACGCGCGTGCCCGACCCCTGCCGCGCCGTCAGCCACCCCTCGGCGACGAGTTCGGCGTACGCGTCCGCCACCGTGTTGCGGGCAACCCCCAGGTCGGCGGCCAGCGAGCGGTACGGCGGCAGCCGCGTCCCCGGCGCGAGGCGCCCGCTGCGCACGGCCTCCCTCAGCGCGCGGCACAGCGCGGCCCGGCGGCCACCCGGACCCGACACGTCGAGGTGCAGGTCGGAGCCGATGCGCTCCGCCGAATTGACCCACGATTCCGCCATGAAAGTGCACCCTACAGAGGGGCTTTGCGG encodes:
- a CDS encoding DUF397 domain-containing protein, which translates into the protein MKRISSSPAPRIYNGMPARELGSEGWHKPWSGGNGGNCLEAMKLEDGRIALRQSTDPDGPALIYTPAEMTAFIEGAKAGEADFLLS
- a CDS encoding PLP-dependent aminotransferase family protein, with translation MAESWVNSAERIGSDLHLDVSGPGGRRAALCRALREAVRSGRLAPGTRLPPYRSLAADLGVARNTVADAYAELVAEGWLTARQGSGTRVADRAEPLRHAGQRPTSDPPRLPGPRHNLKQGTPDVSSFPRAAWLASYRRALQSAPSEAFGPGDPAGRRELREALTEYLARARGVRTDPDRIVICSGVAHALRLLFGEGGGGVLRGPVGVEAYGLGFHLGLLTTAGVRTVPLPLDEHGARVERLGRERAVLLTPAHQFPTGGPLHPERRASVADWARARGAVVLEDDYDGEFRFDRRPVGAVQGLDPERVVYLGSVSKSLSPAVRLGWMVLPEDLVGSVLEAKGEREAWVSVPEQLGLADFIACGAYDRHVRRMRQRYRSRRDRLVAALAEHAPDVRVSGVAAGLHAVLRLPDGTERATVEAATARGVALDGLAAFRHPGAEGAHGDGLVVGYAAPSEHAYEAALRALCAVLPSR